TTGAAACATTACCCCCATAATTATTTTCAAGATCCGCCACTGGCACGTAACAAACCTATTGACAGATTCGCGACTGATATCACATCACATCAGTCGTTAGCTACCGCTATTAGTATGGTAACGAAACTACCGCAAGATTTACGATCCTTTAAATTCAGTGGTAAATCAGTTGCAAAAACTTGAAAAAATAACCTTTGGGCGCAAATGAATTTACCAGAAGTTTTTGCCACCACAATTTCAGTCGCTAAAGGCTTTTTTTCATGATTTGCGACCGAAATTGCTGTCGCAAATACTCAGTTTTCTAATAGCAAATCAAGCAAGAAGGTATGCACCTGAGATCgcaatcactataaatagcatgaGCACCATTTCCAAGCCCACATACTTTCAGCTGATCAACAGCGTAGTCAAAACAAGACAGACAATCAGGAACAGAAACATATCCCCTGCACCAAGCAAGGCCCCAAACTGACTCACCGTTGAGCAAGGTCCTTGCCGCGGCATAGCCGCTGGTGGTTAACTGTTTACGGAGGTTAGATGTTGGTTCAGGCCCACAAACACACACTTTAAAACTCACTAAGAAGGAAAATATTTACTGCTTGAACGTTCTAATTATTTAGAAAATGAGAGTACAAAACAAACTAATGCTATCGCCTGctatttataagaaaaaaaatacaTGCACATGCTAAATTACTCGGTCCATGTATCCCATAAAATCAGCCACCATCCAACGTTCACATTATCCACGTTTCAGTTCCTTCTTTTCTGGTCAACCAAGACCACTTCTTCCACAACCCTTCTGACCCGTATAATTATTCGGCTCGTACTCGATCCGAACCGACCCGGAAACAAATCGATTAAcccaacaatcacccccttaatCGGTTTCCGTTCTTGCTACTTGCTCGTATCTTCCTCACGTTCGTTCTTGCTCTCTTGCTATCCGAATCACAAAGATTCGATCATTCTCTTTCTTTACGAACAAACACGTGTCCGTTTCTTTCTTTCGGTTGTCGATTTTTCTTTCTTCATTCTCATCGACACTCATACTTTCTTCTTTCTAGCCGATGCTTGCACTTTCTTTCTTACTGCACCGGTATCTTTCTTGCGAGGCCTTTCTTTCTTGCTAAACGACGCCGGcctcttttcttctttcttctttcttgtgGCGCCTTTTCTTTCTCGTACTTGGTTGTCATACACAACCGAAACAAAACTTGCTTGCTACCCATGAATTGTGTGTTGCTGCTTCCTTTCTTTCTCTCTTGCAACACCGCCGGTTACGGTTGTTTCCTTCTGTCGCGGTCTGAAGTGAACACTTCGGTCTCTGTCTTCGGTTCACAGTTTCGGTCTACTGCTCAGTCTTTTGGTCTAAGCTTTTTCAAGAAAAACTTTATTCAGTCTACCATCTTTCTCTTCCAGCAAAAAAAAATACGGTCTCGGTCTTTCATTCTGGCAAGAAGAACTGGTTCGGTCTTGGCCGTTCAATCTGTCACGGCGTTGGTTCTTATATTCCGGTAATGGTCTTTCGTACGCCGGTATCTCCTTTCCGGCAACGGTCTCTCCGGCGCCAGTTCGGTCTGCACAGCACGGTCTTCTTTCTGTCTCCCACCGGAATTCACTTTCCGGTAGCGGTCTTTCGCCGGTTCTTCTCCGACGTCGGTCTCTTTCTTCGGTCTTTGCTGCTGTAGCAGCCGGTCTTAACTGCCGGTACGGTCTTTTACCAGCGAATCGGTCTTCTTCTTCATCCTTCTTCCTTAGGGTTAATCAAAACCCTATTTTGTTCATTCTTTCCGGTAACCTGCAGTTTAGAGGGCTGCACCCCCTTCTCCGAACACGACTCTCAAACCGGCTTCCGTTATCAaccttgctctgataccaaatgttggttcAGGCCCACAAACACACACTTTAAAACTCACTAAGAAGGAAAATATTTACTGCTTGAACGTTCTAATTATTTAGAAAATGAGAGTACAAAACAAACTAATGCTATCGCCTGctatttataagaaaaaaaatacaTGCACATGCTAAATTACTCGGTCCATGTATCCCATAAAATCAGCCACCATCCAACGTTCACATTATCCACGTTTCAGTTCCTTCTTTTCTGGTCAACCAAGACCACTTCTTCCACAACCCTTCTGACCCGTATAATTATTCGGCTCGTACTCGATCCGAACCGACCCGGAAACAAATCGATTAACCCAACATTAGAAAGGGTGGTATTAAGGTTCCTCAAGAAATAAGTTGCGCTCACACCTTTGTACATACTACAATAATATCTCATCAGAGTGCTATTTCTATCAGCTGCCCGCTGTGATGTCACTGGCTCGGCCATGGTTGTTAgaaccaccacaaccaccagCAAGCTGGTCAGCCGCCATGACAAACACCGGTTTTCCACTTGTCTCATGTTTATCTTTAATTAGGTgtattttctttttttgtttataaCATGATTTATAGAATATGAGAGGTTTTGTGGGAAACTCAAATTCCATTTCCGAAGGTCCGTATTGCCGTATTGGACGGGTCAATTAATAGGTCGTATTAAAATATGGTCCACATAGAATATTCAAACTGTCTTTAACTTGGAAAAAAAAATTACTAGTTTATTCATGACCTTTGTAACACTCTAGTTTTAAATTTTGACCCTTTAATTTTGATCTCTTATCGCTAAAGGTTAAATGGTAAATCTATATAATTAGAAGCCGGTAGCAGTCAGTACATCCATATATGCTTGTTTTTCTAGTTTCTTTATTCCAAAGCCCCGTTTAGCTTTCGAAATGCATCTTACATCTATCAAGGCCTACAAAACACAAACCCTAGCATAGTAATGCATTCAACCACTTCAATTTACATAAATATGCGACTTTAAACACGAGAAGCTATGGATTTTCAACTActtatcacatccccacacttatatTTTGTTTGTCCTCAAACAAACTTATTAATTACATTCACATTAGCCAAAGCAAAGGAAACACATTCCATTCTCATCAAACACAAATTAAGGTCTATGGTCATACCTGGTTCACATGTTACATAGTCAAAGAATTACTCAACAATCAAATGGATATAATATTAAACACAAAGTGGTTGCCCAAGATTAGCTTACCCTTGGAGGTGGTAAACAAGTATGCACATCTCTCATAATGATCTCTCCACTCGGTTTGATATTTTGACTTGTAAAGATGCACTAGTATATAGTTTTTCACTCAAAACCGATTATAACACACATTAGCATAGGCTTGTAACTCAATTATTCTCTACCAAATTACACAAAAAACAATGCACAAGTCAAAAGGCCTTTAagaaggttgtaacgtggctaggcgAATGATATGGAATGGGATACTATTACAGTGGTTAAAGGTGCTGAAACTTTGATCTTAATGCACAAGACTAACTAATCAAAACTAATAAAATTATCAAAACTACAAGGCAAAGACTAACCTTTTATTCATCAATTCACTAACACTTCTTTTTGAGCTTTTCAACATTCGTTTCGATCAACTCTTTTTGCACCAAgttttttgtatagtttttaaaCTATAATAGGCAACAaccaaatatatacaagaacATTCAATGAAGAAAAATAACCTACAGTCGAATTTTCACCCATcgggtttaaaataaaaagggctaaatgggtcaaatgggttAGTTTGGGTAGTCAAACGAAAAGGTCAAAGCTCAAAGATGGTAACTAAGTGATAAATTTGGGTAGGGAATTGATTTAAAAGGGTTTAAAAAAATTAATCCTAATGTCTTCATCATTCTTGTGAAAGTAATTAGTCCATGGTCTTAAAATGTATCAAAAGATGTAAGTTCTACAATGTGATGTCATAATGGTCACATccaatttaaacaaaaaaaaaacatgcacATATGTGAAATTGTGACATGTTTAAAGTAGATCAATACCTCACGTAGAAAAATGGGTAGGGATTGTGATGTGTAATAAATAAACCAACCTCTTCAAGCAAACTATTCCCAAGTAACCATCCATAAATTTTTCTATAAAAACATTGTTGAAAATCTATAATGCAATTTTTGGAATGTGACCATTACCAAAGACCAAAATGGTTGTAAAATTCTTTGTTGACTTTTGCTTTAGTGCTTTTTAGAATGGTTAAAAGAttatattttgaattttttttttaatttctctCCCCATTCTCACACTTAGTTCAATATTAACCCCAATGTATAGTGTTTTAGATAaagaattttaaaattttaaatttttactTCATTCTTACGCTTGAGAtcaacattgtcctcaatgtgtactGTTTTGTATGAGAGATTTCAAAATACTAAGAGATTTTGACAAGCTTTCCAAAAATTTCATCACCCCGACAAATATAGTACAATTACACTCCACTATTAAAACAAAAACTGCAACAATCAATAATATTTGTCTAaaataattttattatagttttggAGTTTGGCGTTTGTGGCATCTTAGCGTTTTACAAGCATTTTTTAGAAAAAGAATGTATTTTTAGCGGAATATTAGATAACAAAACACAGAAGAAAAAATAGAAGCaagaaaaaataaattaaaaatcctaatccaatttctcttccaaatcttcactgtcatcagtctcttttttatTTGAAACTACAATAACTGTCACAAATATATGGTGTTTTGGTTTTGGTGTGATTTATTGTTTGTTCGTTGTTGAAGTggctttgtggatgttggagacatgGATCGACGccgtgtgggtggatgctatttGTCCGCCATCCTCACTATCATCAAGGAGTCCAAAATATCATTTACACTGGGATCGGTCTCTTCTtgtcatccaaaccttcttcaagaacaaagaacataaaatgacatatgactgtcatcagtctctttttcttgaagatttgtccatctcatgcagcaaaatctcaTTGAGTTATCCCCCTCACCTAACAATCCATTCAGTAAAACTTCACgcagaacaatactgaatatccaagaaacgatgtttgccatctttgatttttttaacttttttggcgttttacagtgagtggtatttaggaaCCATGGAGTTTGTTTTTTGATGTGATCAATGGAAGGTGCTTAGACGTTTCTCTTTATAGGATGTCTTTGgtgcgtagtttaggcgggatattattataataaatgcaATTAATAAAGTATCCGTCGTTTCAGTTAGTGTTTGCATTTACTGTTTTGCTCAGCTTTATCTTttaagtctgtaacacgtcccatctttcaagtttggcgttttatatttcatGGCGTTTTTGTAGGCTAAGATTATAAAATACACTAACTAAAACACAGAAAAAACTAtgcaggaaaaatattttttattatttggcgttttgtatttaattGGCGTGTTATATTTAATGGGGTTTTATGTAAGAAACGATGtttacccttttacccttaatgaagcacgttccaagtaataaaattgatgttatttacgaaaacgtcaccgcgccaatctagtccatagattgttttgatctgacaatccataagcgttctcaccgttttcacacttttcaccattttctctaaatcctgaccctacatatatatacatatatataacgATTATGCATCATAACCATTAATAATCTTTCAAAACTTAAGATATAGAAAAAATCACCTAAATTAATATATAATCTTATTTATCATCATAATTAAATGTATATCATATGAATTCTAATTTTCATAAGATTATACATTCATGTGACAATATTAATCAAAAGTAATATTTATTTAGAGGTCTAAAGCACTTAGATAAGaattttattttagttattatGTTGATGATTAATCGGTTTGGAATTATTAACAGTCTAGAATTTTATGGAATAAGCATGATAATATATTTATAGATATAAATacaacaacaaaaacaacaaccatacccagtaaacctacaaatagcaaagctactcgtcgggtctggggagggtgggatgtagacagaccttgcctttatccctagggatagagaggctgcttccagaagaGAACCTCGGCTCTAAAACGAACAGCAAACCAACACATCAAGTCAAAGAATACAGAGAAATTGAATATAGAAAAAAGAAGTCACCTATACCAAGAAAGAGATCAGAATAACACagtataatgtaaatcatgtataatagcaTACAACATCATTCGGGCATATACACAAGAAGTCAATCACCGGTAAAGTCACTTAAAGAATAAGAAAAAACTTGCTACTTTCCTAAAATACACCTAAGACCTTACTGCAATATCCTCTAgaagtccttaaccctaatcctacgcctccacgaagtcctatcttggaccatgtcctcagaaagatACAACTCTAGTAAATCATGCCTAATCTGCTTTTCCCATGTCAGTTTGGGTCTGCCTCTTCCTGTCATCCCCTCCATAGTAAGAGTTTACACTACTCTAACTGGTGCTGTCGTTAGCCTCAGcctcacatgcccaaaccatctcaatctcccctaCTTAATCTTATCCGATATACTAGCCACTCCTAATCTctccctaaaaacctcatttcttatctgATCCAACCTCGTGTGTCCACACATCTACCTCAGCATCCTCATCTCTACTACATCCATCTTGCACTCTTGTGTCTTCTTGATAGTCCAACAGTCTGTTCCATATAGCATAGATGTCCTAACTGCTACCCTGTAAAATTTCCCCTTTAGTTTAGTTGGGAACCTCCTATCGCACAATACTCCACTGGCTGCCCTCCATCTACACCAGCCAGCCTGTATGCGATGGGTTACATCACTATCTATGTCACCATCCCTTTGTACAAACGACCCCAAATATTTAAATTTAGTTGCCTGCGGGGCCAATTAATCCTCAATGGTAATTTGGGTGTCATCGTCATCGGCTACACCACTGAAATCACAGTGTAAATACTCGGTCTTAGAATAACTAATCCTTAAGCCCTTGCCCTCTAGAGCGACTCGCCACTCCTCTACCCTCATGTTCAGGCACTGTTTAGTTTCTGTAATCAACACAATATTGTCTGCAGAAAGCATGCGCCACGGAACTGTCTCCTGGATCAACTTGGATAACTCATCCAAGACCACCGCAAAAAGAAAGAGACTCAACGCAGACCCTTGGTGGAGTCCTAGCTCCACAGGAAAGAAGTTTGTATCCCCTACAGGCGCGCAGACACTAGTTTACGTTCTATCGTATGTGTCCTTAATTATGTCTACATACTTCCCAGATAGCCCTCGACCCTCCAAACTATCCCAAATCAGTTGACGTGGGACAATGTCATATGCCTTTTCAAGGTCGATGAACACCATATGTAAATCTTGCTTCTTCGCTCTATATTTTTCTATCAATCTCCTTAGAATATGTATTGCTTCTGTAGTTGACCTCCCTTTCATGAATCCAAATTGGTTTACTGAAACATGTGTTTCTCTATAATTCTAGTTTCAATTACCCTCTCCCAGAGCTTTATAGTGTGACTTAGCAGTTTGATTACTCTGTAGTTCCCACAACATTGAGCATCTCCTTTATTCTTGTATAAAGGCACCACGACACTACTCCTCCATTGATCTGGCATTTTTCTAGTCTTGAAAATATTATTGAACAAAAGTGGTAACCATCGGACTCCTTCTTCCCCCAAACACTTCCACACCTCAATCGGTATGTTGTCCAAACCTACTGCCTTGCCTCTTCTCATCTTCCTAAGTGCCATCCTCACCTCTTCATGTGTGATCCTCCTGCAATAGCAATTATTCTGTTGTCGCCTTGGGGTCCTGGGATTGCTGCTATCTTGTTGGTATGCCCTACCGTCGTTGAAGAAATTATGGAAGTAGGTTTGCCATCTCAACGTAATGTCATGTGCCTTGACTAAAACACTTCCATCCTCTCCCTTGATAAACTTTACTACTCCTAGGTCTTTTCTTCTTTGCTCCCTAGCTTTTGAAATCTTGAACATATCATGCTCCCCCTTTTTCGTTTCCAAACGTTCATACATTTGTTTAAATGCTGTGTTTTTTGTCCCGGTCACCGCCTTTTTCGCTTCCCTTTTTGCCTTCTTGTATATCTCCCGCACCCTCAGTCGCTCCTCCTCAACTGTGCACCTCAAAAGATCTATAAAACTTTGTTGCTTAGCCTTTATTTTGGCGTGCACGTCTCCATTCCACCACCAGGACTCCTTATGCCCACTAGTGTTTCCTGTTGTTACCCCTAGCGTCTCATTTGCCACCGTAGTGATCGTAGTCGCCATATCCTCCCTCATCTGGTTTGCGTCGTCACCTAGTTGCATCGATGTCATCGAGTTAACTTTATCTCTAAACATCCTATTTTTTCTCCATTCAGGTCTCCCCAACGGATCCTAGGTCGGGTTTTCCTCTCCCCATCAGTTAGCCTTGCTTTTATGGCTATATCTGCTACCAGCAAAGGGTGTTGAGCCGTTGCAGTCTCCCTTGGAACCTTGCAGTCCATCCACATCCATCGATCTTCCTACCTCATCAGAAGATAGTAGATTTGCGTGTTACGTCCTCCGCTACTAAAAGTGATCAAATGAGATTCCCTCTTCCTAAAGAACGAGTTTATAATACCGAAGCCGTGAGCTGCAGCGAAGTCTAGAAGGTCTCTACCAGGGTCATTCCTATCGCCAAAACCAAAACCCCCATATACCAACTCAAAGCCATCACTATCCTTACCAATGTGCCCGTTAAAATCTCCTCCTATAAAATTTTCTCCTCCCTAGGTATGGCCCTTACTACTACATCTAGACAATCCCAGAACTCTCTTTTCTCTTGTTCTCCTAGTCCACTTGCGGTGCATAGGCGCATACCACTGTCACTACTTGCTCACCTAATACTAACCTTAACACCATAATTCTATCGTTGTGTCGTATCACCTCAATTACATTCTTATGCAGTTTTATAGACACCAAAAATCCTACTCCATTCTTGGCCCATCCGACCCGGAATACAACTTATACCCATTCCGTTCTTCTGCTCCATGTCCTTTTCACCTAGTCTCCTGAAGGCATGCTATCTGTACCTACGTCTTTTAAGTGCGTCTATCACTTCCAACAATTTACTACTAAGAGTTCCTACGTTCCAAGACGCCACCCGTAAACTACACCCTCTAACTTTACCGTTACCTGCACCTCTCGTCCTTGGACATGATCTCAAGTAAAAGTCATGGATTCTATTGTTTATGATTACAACTAACAACTAACCAAAAGTTAACAAACAACGGGCAACACAAAGTACACAAAGGGCAAAACTACACAATCCGCAACAGCAAGCATACAATGACAATAAATAGCATAGATGACTATGACCAAGTAATACACTTAGCATGCGACAAAGTTAACACGAAAACACAATTAGCCACACAAAAGGCACACAAAATGTCTGCTATTATTATTAGACTTTATATTcaggtttttttttaaacaaaagcaCTTGGCCCGAGAGAAATTTCCAAGACGTGAACCGCTAGAAGTACTGAAGTTCCGCTGATGGGTTTGGTGTCCCTTATAATCTGCAAACAAAGATCAAAACCCTACAACCCAATATGTTTATCAGGTTTGACCAGTTGTAAAACAAGAACAAGAAAATTCTTCGATCTTGACCAAAAGAACCCAACTCAATAAACAATCAGTTGGGTTTTGGGTAACTTTTTAGGGTTTCAAAGGCTGGTTTTAAGTTCCGATCCAGTAGAATTTATgaaatttgaaaataaattaTGTAACGATTGATGAAAACTGGTGATAGATCTAACAGAACTGGTAAGGGATCAACGaaaaaaatagagtaaacttcaattttcgtccttgtggtttgctaATTTTAACACTTCCAGTCCAATAGTTTAAACATTGCATTTATCATCCATTAGTTTCCTGATTTTAacagtttcagtccattagtttcctgATTTTAACAGTTTTAGTCCATTAGTTTCCCGATTTTAACAGTTTCAGTCCACACCACTGACACTTGTGTGGACTGAAACTGTTAAAATCAGGAAACTAATGGATGATAAATGTAATTTATAAACTATTGGACTGAAAGTGTTAAAAtcagcaaaccacagggacgaaaattgaggtttactcaaaaaaataaataataccCTAACCCAGAAACTGATTCACTCAACGGCAATACAGAAGAAGGGTAATCTTTTCGCCTGTTCTAGAGAAATGCTCTGATCTTGCTAATGTAACGGTCACCGGAGACAATATATAACTCAAGAATAGGCCGCCAGAGAGTCGGTGCCGGAGAGTGGGTGTCGGAGTTGCAACCGTCGAAACGATGGGTCTGATCGCCGATGAAAGGAATCGTCGGAGAGAATCAAAATCAACAACAACCCTAAAAGCTTGAAATTAGATTTCGCGGCTCTGAGGATGATGTCAGGTTACGTGTGTGACGTCAGCTCGCCGGCGTCGTCGGTAGAGACCTTCTAAACTCCGGTGGCCGGAAAAGTGTACGGAAGAAGAatagaaaagaaaagaagaaaagacTGCGGTGTACCTTAATACTTAGATTGGTAGAGATTGACCGGTGCTTGTTGCCGGTCAGTGGCCGAAGATAGGTCGGAGATGTAGgttaacgtttaaaaaattgtACGGATGGAGAAAAAAAGGGGGTGTCATATATTTTTATagatttaaatatataatatatatcactATAGTCTGAAGTATGTCATAAAAATAATTTAGTTATGTAAATTTGTATAAACcttataataaaaattatataattcTCTCTTTAAGTTCGTATATTACACTGCGTCTATATTCTAGTATCAATATAAATGGTGATTTTGTAATTTTTTAGCTAAGAATGATTTGTGCAAGATGACATAAACCTAAAAGAATAAAAAACTTGAAAAAGGTTTTTCAACTAATACAGTGACATAaacctaaataaataaataaacttaaaAAGGTTTTTTCAACTCATACCGAAGATCCGTATTTGTTTATAGATTAATTCACGTAACTAATGGTATTAATACTAGGGTGATCTATGATTAAGTGGAATAATATGCATATATTTTTAAACTCATACCTAAGATTCGTACTTGTATATAGATTCAAGTAACTAATAGTATTTTATACAGTTATAgaattttaataatctcaattaTTTGTCGTTAGCCGTCAACAGTtataacttcaaaaataaccactagcagtcccaactattaacatattgacCTCCAATgaaccctgactaacagaacacTAACATCGTTAGTCCccggtcgccggaaaaacgttttcggaccaaaaagttgagttttccggccaaaaagaagttttccggcAAAAGAGAAGTTTCCCGACGATCTCAATAATTGAGTCTTTTACAAGAAAAAGGTTACTAAAGGTCCGTAATagggttacaaagaggtttgggacgaaaagGTTGAGTTTTCCGGCAAAAAAACGTTTTTCTAACGACCGAAGACTAATGACCTAGGGTTCTCTTAGTAAGGGTCTATTGGAGGCCAAtttgttaatagttgggactgtcaatggttatttttgaagttgtgACTGATAGCGaccaacgacgaatagttggaattattaaaatccaatattcatATTTTATAATTAAGTTGAATAATATGCATATATCTGACTTGATGTGTAATATCAAAATCATGATGATATACAAACCGAACCTCTGGTCTTCGGATCCCACCTGGATTATTTGTCACAAAAGAATTAACACAAGTTTCAGCATCAATTGCGTCATACTGGATTTGATCTATGTTAAGCTTGAGTAATTTATTTTTTGTACCAGATTTCAAAACATATTGTACCAAGACTAAATGAACCCATATTATAGTTCTCGATCTGTAGAACTTTCTCTGCATCTATTTCAATTTTCGCTACTTGAGTGCAATATATCTCAAATATATGAAACGGTTACAAAATACAGAATTACAGTGTGTAAAAATTCGTACAGTGATTCCAAAAAATCTATACAGATATCGaatttcatatattatatatatttacactaaTGACCTAGTGGTCTAGTGATGTTTTGCCCCACAAAAATGATGTGGGTTGATCAATTCCCTACAACTAGAAGATTAATTGATATTTAGgtgttaaaaaatataatataatataatataatatatttactTTGCGCGTGTGTGACAGGATACTAGAAAGAATACAAAGAACATTAATATGCTACATGGACAATGTTGGCACCTTCAAACGTCACATGGGTTATAATATAGGGTCGTTTGTTGACTTGGCCTAACTCGCAAGCATTGGTCCCTCTTGTAAAGCCCGCAAAATACGTTGGATGATTCATATGTGTTATTGGTTGGTTGGAACTATTCATACTATTCATATCTTACATCTGATGTGTAGTTATGTATCTGACGGAATCCTAACGAGTATAGGACCGAACATAAACCACAATTATAAAATCAGATATAATATTGTACAAAAATTACCGGTACCCATCCCATTTCCATCCATACTTATAATTACAAATGACCGTCCCAAAAGACTTACATATGTAGTCTAATATAAAGTCTTAACTTAGCATTGCCCTAGTTTTGAGTCACTTAAAATATTTTAGCAGGGTTCTTAACCTTAGACCCCAAAG
Above is a window of Helianthus annuus cultivar XRQ/B chromosome 14, HanXRQr2.0-SUNRISE, whole genome shotgun sequence DNA encoding:
- the LOC110907234 gene encoding uncharacterized protein LOC110907234; amino-acid sequence: MKGRSTTEAIHILRRLIEKYRAKKQDLHMVFIDLEKAYDIVPRQLIWDSLEGRGLSGNVCAPVGDTNFFPVELGLHQGSALSLFLFAVVLDELSKLIQETVPWRMLSADNIVLITETKQCLNMRVEEWRVALEGKGLRISYSKTEYLHCDFSGVADDDDTQITIED